The following proteins come from a genomic window of Sorghum bicolor cultivar BTx623 chromosome 3, Sorghum_bicolor_NCBIv3, whole genome shotgun sequence:
- the LOC8075331 gene encoding abscisic stress-ripening protein 1, producing the protein MGRHHHDDKHNKSEQAAGDWRKEEKHHKHMEQLAQLGAAAAGAYAVHEKHKAKKDPEHARSHRIKEEIAARVKNFGEISLKFREFRHHRRRQCGVRHPRAP; encoded by the exons ATGGGTCGACACCACCACGACGACAAGCACAACAAGTCCGAGCAGGCCGCCGGCGATTGGCGCAAGGAGGAGAAGCACCACAAGCACATGGAGCAGCTGGCCCAGCTCGGCGCCGCTGCCGCGGGAGCATACGCCGTGCACGAGAAGCACAAGGCCAAGAAAGACCCCGAGCACGCACGGTCGCACAGGATCAAGGAAGAGATCGCAGCCAGGGTTAAAAATTTCGGCGAAATTTCGCTGAAATTTCGCGAATTTCG CCACCATCGCCGCCGGCAGTGCGGGGTTCGCCATCCACGAGCACCATAA
- the LOC110433649 gene encoding uncharacterized protein LOC110433649, whose translation MENPAGVDLPEGDAARCPQYTSSEEEHNRPAPTTEDRAAGKRPLAVDPPPAEALPAESSQAPKRCRLVRIAYDDDDEEAAPSLVRRLRSRPDVAPATADRMTSDPPAPHAEPTRVGETRAAAAAGRTRRRFFTATHRCSDLATSDVDPDHIAGQRTAEPVAVVGDTAPQTTQEHAEEQPATTTVAESTEEHPAPMSPPTTLIAAGPHRNPASTTIAAPLIIVGGVHDATTVVGTPAATASRIVAAARK comes from the exons atggagaatCCCGCGGGAGTAGACCTGCCAGAGGgcgatgctgctcggtgtcctcagtacaccagcagcgaggagGAGCATAACCgtcccgccccgaccaccgaggacagggCAGCAGGGAAAAGGCCGCTGGCAGTGGATCCGCCCCCTGCGGAGgcgctgccggcagagagcagccaagcgccgaagcgttgTCGGCTCGTCAGGATCGcctacgacgacgacgacgaggaggcggcGCCCTCTTTGGTTCGAAGGCTGCGCAGCCGTCCAGACGTTGCGCCGGCCACTGCTGATCGGATGACCAGCGACCCGCCTGCCCCACACGCCGAGCCGACGCGCGTTGGAGAGACaagggcagcggcggcggccggtaggaccaggagaaggttcttcacAGCGACGCACAGGTGCTCCGATCT CGCGACATCGGACGTCGACCCTGACCACATTGCTGGCCAGAGGACGGCCGAGCCCGTGGCTGTCGTTGGAGACACCGCGCCGCAGACCACCCAGGAGCATGCCGAGGAGCAGCCCGCGACGACGACCGTGGCTGAGAGCACCGAGGAGCATCCGGCCCCG ATGTCTCCTCCGACCAcactcatcgcagccggacctcaccgcaaCCCAGCAAGCACCACCATAGCTGCTCCCCTAATAATCGTCGGAGGGGTTCACGACGCgacaacggtggtcgggacgccggcggccaccgcgagcagaatcgtggCCGCGGCCAGGAAGTGA
- the LOC8075330 gene encoding serine/threonine-protein phosphatase PP1, whose protein sequence is MMMTRASMGAMDAAAVDEVVRRLVEGGRGGRQVQLSEAEIRQLCVEAKQVLLSQPNLLRIHAPVKICGDIHGQFVDLLRLFDLGGYPPTSTYIFLGDYVDRGKQSLETICLLLAYKLKYPDNIYLLRGNHEDAKINRVYGFYDECKRRFNVRLWKIFCDCFNCLPMSALIDDKVLCMHGGLSPELNSLDQIKDIERPTEIPDYGLLCDLLWSDPSHDTEGWGESDRGVSCTFGADKLVEFLDKNDLDLVCRAHQVVEDGYEFFAERRLVTIFSAPNYCGEFDNAGALLSIDESLMCSFQILKPNETGGPHSRKPLPSKAPKGENV, encoded by the exons ATGATGATGACGCGGGCGTCGATGGGGGCGATGGATGCGGCGGCGGTGGACGAGGTGGTGCGTCGCCTCGTCGAGGGCGGCCGCGGGGGCCGGCAGGTGCAGCTGTCCGAGGCCGAGATCCGCCAGCTCTGCGTCGAGGCCAAACAGGTGCTGCTGTCGCAGCCAAACCTCCTGCGCATCCACGCGCCCGTCAAGATCTGCG GTGATATCCATGGACAGTTTGTTGATCTCTTGAGGCTTTTCGATTTGGGTGGTTATCCTCCAACTTCAACTTATATTTTCCTTGGAGACTATGTGGATAGAGGCAAACAAAGCTTAGAAACCATATGTCTGCTTCTGGCATACAAGTTGAAGTACCCTGATAATATATACCTTTTAAGGGGAAACCATGAAGATGCCAAAATTAACAGAGTTTATGGTTTCTATGATGAATGTAAAAGGAGATTTAATGTTCGACTCTGGAAGATATTCTGTGATTGCTTCAACTGCTTGCCTATGTCAGCACTTATTGATGACAAAGTATTATGCATGCATGGTGGCCTCTCACCAGAGTTGAATAGCTTGGATCAAATAAAAGATATTGAGAGGCCTACTGAAATTCCTGACTATGGTCTTCTGTGCGATCTCCTTTGGTCTGATCCTAGTCATGATACAGAAGGATGGGGGGAGAGTGATAGAGGTGTTTCTTGCACTTTTGGTGCAGATAAGCTTGTCGAATTTTTGGATAAGAATGATCTCGAccttgtgtgccgagctcatcaG GTGGTAGAAGATGGCTACGAATTCTTTGCAGAAAGAAGACTAGTGACGATATTTTCAGCTCCAAACTACTGTGGCGAATTTGATAATGCAGGTGCTCTATTGAGCATAGATGAAAGCTTGATGTGTTCTTTTCAGATCTTGAAACCAAATGAAACAGGTGGACCACATTCAAGGAAACCTCTTCCAAGCAAG GCACCAAAAGGAGAGAATGTCTAA